The following proteins are co-located in the Acropora palmata chromosome 11, jaAcrPala1.3, whole genome shotgun sequence genome:
- the LOC141896702 gene encoding uncharacterized protein LOC141896702, whose translation MMDEVDRVAATKDLKDTGEIVNRECVTIAHSDAVDRSSATVASPSKITFFVCEPAPSRTALLRGIPTKPLLQTMGSQVLFGRGDAADVFFNDETASREHMKLFVQKNPDTQENEFVVQTVNATNPVFINGRRLLPQDGVTALNTKDKLRAGQLEFIIYDIAWGSMESFQIEFVRNPQQFIGQANATANHLGAVNVYNNLRMPTNPPFNINISPMQASFAPMVAPYQGMQVAPLYNQPITVNPGFGQFFPQTQPTHQRCHTYYSQPFQETSPMRTPSFPQQEQTSAKHPTEQSENTGGKDDLSKKP comes from the exons ATGATGGATGAAGTGGATAGAGTTGCTGCCACAAAAGATTTAAAGGATACTGGAGAAATAGTTAACAGAGAGTGCGTCACAATAGCACACAGTG ATGCAGTAGACAGAAGCAGTGCCACTGTCGCCAGTCCATCAAAGATCACATTTTTTGTATGTGAACCTGCACCAAGTCGCACTGCACTTTTAAGAGGAATTCCAACTAAACCTCTGCTTCAAACAATGGGAAGCCAAGTTCTGTTTGGGCGGGGTGACGCTGCAGATGTTTTCTTCAATGACGAAACGGCATCAAGGGAACACATGAAACTCTTCGTTCAGAAAAACCCAGACACACAAGAGAATGAATTTGTTGTGCAAACAGTTAATGCCACAAACCCGGTTTTTATCAATGGAAGGCGACTCTTGCCACAGGATGGAGTCACAGCTCTCAATACCAAAGATAAACTAAGAGCTGGACAATTGGAATTTATTATCTATGACATAGCATGGGGTTCAATGGAGTCTTTTCAAATTGAATTTGTCAGGAATCCTCAGCAATTTATTGGACAAGCAAATGCCACAGCAAATCACCTTGGTGCTGTGAATGTGTATAACAACCTGCGAATGCCCACAAATCCACCTTTCAACATTAATATTTCACCTATGCAAGCATCATTTGCACCAATGGTTGCACCTTATCAGGGAATGCAAGTGGCACCTCTTTATAACCAACCCATTACAGTCAATCCAGGATTTGGTCAGTTCTTTCCACAGACTCAGCCAACACATCAAAGATGTCACACTTATTATTCTCAGCCATTCCAAGAGACCTCACCAATGAGAACTCCCTCGTTTCCTCAACAAGAGCAAACAAGTGCCAAACATCCCACTGAACAAAGCGAAAATACAGGGGGCAAGGATGACTTATCAAAAAAAccttaa
- the LOC141897403 gene encoding synaptogyrin-2-like: protein METNVGGQFTSFLQRPLTILRVICIVFAIVVFGCISAGGYGKYTDQCLFNERTGACHYGVGIGVIAFLGCIAFLAIEVQFDTINNPDTKKYIVLADIGFSALWCFLWFVGFCFLADMWRRQDKRSFSSSQVNNCQAAIAFSFFSIIAWGGLSVMAFSRYRQMVTEFEYSRDNLSGDTYTSPYASFPTPQGQGDPYQSQPFSSPPTNSVGNENTDEKYTPPPY, encoded by the exons ATGGAAACGAACGTCGGAGGTCAATTCACGAGTTTTCTTCAGAGGCCATTGACAATTCTTAGGGTTATCTGCATT gTATTTGCCATTGTTGTGTTTGGTTGTATTTCTGCTGGTGGTTATGGCAAATATACTGATCAATGCCTATTTAATGAAAGAACTGGTGCATGCCATTATGGTGTTGGTATTGGGGTGATTGCATTTCTTGGCTGCATAGCCTTCCTTGCAATTGAGGTGCAGTTTGACACCATCAACAATCCAGACACCAAGAAATACATTGTCCTGGCTGACATAGGATTTTCAGCTCTGTGGTGCTTCCTGTGGTTTGTTGGCTTTTGCTTTCTGGCAGATATGTGGAGACGACAAGATAAAAGGTCATTTTCATCATCGCAAGTCAACAACTGTCAAGCAGCTATTgcattctcttttttctccATCATTGCTTGG GGTGGATTAAGTGTTATGGCATTTTCCAGGTACCGTCAAATGGTGACAGAGTTTGAGTATTCCAGAGATAATCTGTCTGGCGACACATATACATCCCCTTATGCATCTTTCCCAACTCCCCAAGGCCAAGGAGATCCATATCAATCACAGCCATTTTCTAGCCCTCCAACTAACAGTGTTGGCAATGAAAATACTGATGAAAAATATACACCTCCTCCATATTAA
- the LOC141897059 gene encoding uncharacterized protein LOC141897059 has translation MEMFHTSLKPILLHSNSSSKHEEVNDFELSVSMESIIAKLKGNEPSPILIHGGPGCGLTTLLLGICKTLVESSWLEKSDMLSFRVRRGCSVQSVWRFLSEIAKTKHDKDTASLLLQSSTKLCKKDEAAQKFIVSHFKLICVDDALADGGVVWLYLSKLFCDINMSLIAVSSQVKASDPETIQAEQSLMSVKLKGVGKESYKKLLAEQLPCWNFDDDKLSRIHSVLNGNPSSLKIFLNAVKEFNLPQDSVDCGFLVSAVNCNDQQEKQSVCNVIEFLFKRLTFQEKKVFYELCLLRELLPIIHVPDEVETLVRLGLVRKEVIAKDTGTNNGSLHALSVSSCFCINSSQIRSFIADNSGQSPFQIPKNFSVFNLWFALLSEKLCQLIMDAQRNAWPFVPEKWQYSSNVGEEEKYNVKELITAKNRVVPYLTEQDILEECLYHAVKENNYDTVAALVFVMDRFSYWQGSSHKTLELVDYLKTNSPVTPIAPQLLIRKARVMKNAGNLHGAEYVLDELLIKKNQVEEWVYKEKHDHQLVSAVCIQIKGDIQFNLGQWSKGAKFLLESLILFSTLPIPDTKGISSSLSILANCLDQMSIQDYLPLARSFGLTCSHPLLEAYVCSCEAATRSQYTPLFYARHKCQAGEFMLSYSDLIPDAVQKRGFLKIAAKAFRDSIEAHKELKSLSSREEFYVFVCAVYKLGITYQCTGTQGSIKKAGDIKEMSRVLYEHYCSFTETILLDKEITDLISCCLRYLHLKQFCDEEDHHARETLINTSGNLDKNDTKGEGGTKTPNSSPLETSDLLGMQPSEALGLADYENILKVHLGGYTVTDKLKEMWQHTEWHDFASEVLNRTLVGLDKNSTDVDALTVDRNSDTKNCVSGSVSGTVNRSIATQDLKQDTASLPNERLLTPEVATIQSQFHGLNVGSSPRRVQGAIVWKFDFSCIEWMGQQTLAFVGEPLDLAKEKEGKQRDAFMVEFLNQEDPFAKYVAKRYKEAESLKQYQQDIICQMTARYYAMLFNQQLTETDSKVGHIEFLPVALLQLVNSNGYLSEVYNVERYMAGDFVKFTNNAKFVRNRGTLVSDLVLAFSHFTHQASNNELIIVDIQGWTPASNEIGCIFLTDPQIHSDVYRCYGTGNLRQEGIDTFWKEMHPECNHLCQKMHLTRPSQQLDNP, from the exons ATGGAAATGTTCCACACGTCACTTAAACCCATTTTGCTCCATAGCAACAGCAGCAGCAAGCATGAAGAAGTGAATGACTTTGAATTATCAGTTTCAATGGAGTCCATAATTGCAAAGTTAAAAGGGAATGAACCATCTCCCATCCTTATTCATGGTGGACCTGGATGTGGACTGACAACACTTCTTCTTGGGATCTGTAAAACACTTGTTGAAAGTAGTTGGCTGGAGAAGTCTGACATGCTTTCTTTCAGAGTAAGACGAGGGTGCTCTGTGCAGTCTGTGTGGAGGTTTCTGAGTGAAATTGCAAAGACAAAGCATGATAAAGACACTGCTTCATTGCTTTTGCAATCAAGCACAAAATTATGTAAGAAGGATGAGGCAGCACAAAAGTTTATTGTATCTCATTTCAAGCTCATCTGTGTGGATGATGCGTTGGCAGATGGAGGAGTAGTATGGTTGTATCTTTCAAAGCTGTTTTGTGATATAAATATGTCTCTTATCGCTGTCTCTTCCCAAGTAAAAGCTTCTGATCCTGAAACCATACAGGCAGAACAAAGCCTTATGTCTGTGAAGTTGAAAGGTGTTGGTAAAGAGTCATACAAGAAATTGCTCGCGGAACAACTTCCCTGCTGGAACTTTGATGATGACAAACTTTCCAGAATCCACTCTGTATTGAATGGTAACCCATCATCACTGAAAATCTTTCTAAATGCTGTGAAGGAATTTAATCTTCCACAAGACAGTGTTGATTGTGGTTTTCTGGTCAGTGCTGTAAATTGTAATgatcaacaagaaaagcagagtgTCTGTAATGTGATTGAGTTTCTATTTAAACGGTTGACATTTCAGgagaaaaaagtattttatgAACTTTGTTTATTGCGAGAACTACTTCCCATTATTCATGTGCCTGACGAGGTGGAAACGCTTGTGAGACTTGGCTTGGTTAGAAAAGAAGTTATTGCCAAGGACACAGGAACAAATAATGGCTCTCTACACGCTCTATCAGTATCCTCTTGTTTTTGCATTAACTCATCGCAAATTAGAAGTTTCATAGCTGACAACAGTGGTCAAAGCCCTTTCCAGATTCCTAAAAATTTCAGTGTCTTTAATTTGTGGTTTGCACTTCTTTCTGAAAAACTTTGTCAGCTCATCATGGATGCACAAAGAAATGCTTGGCCCTTTGTTCCTGAAAAGTG gCAGTATTCTTCAAATGTTGGAGAGGAGGAGAAATACAATGTAAAGGAGCTGATCACTGCAAAGAACCGAGTTGTACCATACCTGACTGAACAGGACATTTTGGAG GAGTGTTTATATCATGCagttaaggaaaataattacGATACAGTGGCAGCACTGGTGTTTGTGATGGACAGGTTCAGTTATTGGCAAGGAAGTTCTCACAAAACTCTGGAGCTTGTTGATTACTTGAAGACAAACAGCCCAGTCACTCCAATTGCTCCACAGTTGCTTATACGAAAAGCCAGGGTGATGAAAAATGCTGGCAATCTGCATG GTGCAGAGTATGTTCTTGACGAACTCCTTATCAAAAAGAACCAAGTGGAAGAATGGGTTTATAAAGAAAAGCATGACCATCAACTTGTCAGTGCAGTTTGCATTCAGATTAAGGGTGATATCCAGTTCAACCTTGGACAGTGGTCAAAAGGAGCAAAGTTTCTACTTGAATCTCTGATTCTCTTCAG CACTCTTCCCATTCCTGATACCAAAGGCATTTCATCAAGCCTTTCTATTCTAGCCAACTGCCTGGACCAAATGAGTATACAAGATTATCTTCCTCTTGCCCGATCATTTGGCCTCACATGTTCCCATCCACTGTTGGAAGCTTATGTCTGCTCATGTGAAGCTGCAACAAGATCACAGTACACTCCACTATTCTATGCTAGACACAAG TGCCAAGCAGGTGAATTCATGTTGTCTTACTCAGATCTCATTCCTGATGCAGTTCAAAAGAGAGGGTTTTTAAAGATTGCtgcaaaagctttcagagacAGCATTGAAGCCCACAAAGAGTTGAAGTCCCTTAGCAGTCGTGAAGAGTTCTATGTGTTTGTTTGTGCAGTGTACAAACTGGGAATAACTTACCAATGTACTGGTACACAAGGTAGCATTAAAAAAGCAGGTGACATAAAAGAAATGTCAAGGGTATTGTATGAGCATTATTGCTCATTTACTGAGACTATTCTattagacaaggaaatcactGATCTGATAAGTTGTTGCCTCAGGTATCTTCATCTGAAGCAATTTTGTGATGAAGAGGATCATCATGCTAGGGAAACTTTGATCAATACCAGTGGAAACTTAGACAAGAATGACACCAAGGGGGAAGGAGGTACCAAGACACCAAACTCCTCACCACTGGAGACATCAGATCTCCTAGGGATGCAACCAAGCGAGGCATTGGGTTTAGCAGACTAtgagaatattttgaaagtacACCTTGGTGGGTACACAGTAACAGACAAACTAAAGGAAATGTGGCAACACACAGAATGGCACGACTTTGCTTCTGAAGTGCTTAATAGAACTCTGGTGGGCTTAGACAAGAATTCAACTGACGTGGATGCACTGACTGTTGATCGGAACAGTGACACCAAGAACTGTGTATCAGGATCTGTGAGCGGGACTGTCAATCGTAGCATTGCCACACAGGATTTGAAGCAGGATACTGCATCATTGCCAAATGAAAGGTTACTGACTCCTGAGGTTGCAACAATTCAAAGTCAATTCCATGGGCTTAATGTGGGTTCAAGTCCACGAAGAGTACAAG gTGCCATTGTCTGGAAATTTGACTTCTCATGTATTGAGTGGATGGGCCAGCAAACTCTTGCTTTTGTTGGAGAACCATTGGAtttagcaaaagaaaaagaggggAAACAAAGAGATGCCTTCATGGTTGAATTCCTTAATCAAGAGGATCCATTTGCAAA ATATGTGGCAAAGCGTTACAAAGAAGCCGAGAGTTTGAAGCAGTATCAACAAGATATCATTTGTCAGATGACCGCTCGTTACTATGCCATGCTCTTTAATCAACAACTAACTGAAACAG ATTCCAAGGTAGGCCACATCGAGTTTCTTCCTGTTGCCTTACTCCAGTTGGTAAACTCCAATGGTTATCTTAGTGAAGTCTACAATGTGGAACGCTACATGGCCGGAGACTTTGTtaagttcactaacaatgcGAAATTTGTTCGGAATCGAGGTACATTGGTGTCAGACCTAGTTCTGGCATTCTCTCATTTCACTCATCAAGCGTCCAATAATGAGCTGATAATTGTGGATATACAAGGCTGGACCCCTGCTTCAAATGAGATTGGCTGTATCTTCCTTACAGATCCTCAGATACATTCTGATGTGTACCGGTGCTATGGGACGGGAAATTTACGCCAGGAAGGTATCGACACCTTTTGGAAAGAGATGCATCCTGAGTGTAACCATCTCTGTCAGAAAATGCACCTGACCCGGCCATCTCAACAGTTGGACAACCCTTAG
- the LOC141897060 gene encoding eukaryotic elongation factor 2 kinase-like isoform X2, giving the protein MEIANCQGGENEGFVVNSPKFEVKDGCNSYKSESRCDQTSQDWNEEVGSLFDDDVAVTEITNSNERSDSVLARLQNNQGENKACPSKRLQHHLSWQDALKKAKSLPDPWEKFHIDDSCPTEVAVRHRYNAVKKNWVRDEVRVKMEALPFDQGAMRECFRLKKLSNFSKHMNWKHAANYVAKQYIDKVPRSMYFDDVRLQMDAKLWGEEYNRYNPPKKVDIFQVCIIEMRDREESSLFHLEHFIEGKYIKYNSNSGFVLRNETLRCTPQAFSHFTFERSGHQLIVVDIQGVGDLYTDPQIHTEDGQGYGDANLGTRGMALFFSSHKCNKICKILGLSPFDLSVKEMDRIHTALKNIEDSTTVLRSSEMCVSPGRKLSSTIFDMTEYLAQSPPPSPSISEPDSQGSSVASSEGLLAYSRQISDPDSSESESDHSDVFTESEDTDEKHLSLQGDLKLTRKASSVHAEVKLLQKLQAEQEEKQKRRKSVSILGQVHLEFAKCNEIGRFTNNEVQMGCAMFHLEQAAACGDLQALITMAEIHLQLPHDILASATVQESEEVTNRGVEYMLQAAALGERQAMVYMAKAYESGEGLGSKRPQNWAEATKWYKSAIDIVDEDENPQNTLLTDPNYTLYAAQARLYQLGGYGLDRDPQSSGDMYSAAGDLALAAMKGKLANKYYALAEEAWAELDE; this is encoded by the exons ATGAGGGTTTTGTGGTCAATTCACCAAAATTTGAAGTTAAAGATGGATGCAATAGTTACAAAAGTGAATCAAGGTGTGATCAGACATCACAAGATTGGAACGAGGAAGTTGGATCACTTTTTGATGACGATGTTGCAGTCACAGAAATAACTAATAGTAATGAAAGAAGTGATTCTGTTTTGGCAAGGCTCCAAAATAATCAAGGGGAGAACAAGGCTTGTCCATCAAAGCGCCTACAACATCACTTAAGCTGGCAAGATGCCCTGAAGAAGGCTAAGAGTTTGCCAGATCCATGGGAAAAATTCCACATTGATGATTCTTGTCCAACAGAAGTGGCTGTCAGACATCGGTATAATgctgtgaagaaaaattggGTGAGAGATGAAGTTAGGGTGAAAATGGAAGCCTTG CCATTTGATCAAGGAGCAATGAGAGAGTGTTTCAGATT AAAGAAGTTATCAAATTTCTCAAAGCACATGAACTGGAAACATGCAGCAAATTATGTTGCAAAGCAATACATTGATAAAGTTCCAAGAAGTATGTATTTTGATGACGTGAGATTACAGATGGATGCAAAGCTATGGGGTGAAGAGTACAACAGATACAACCCTCCAAAAAAG GTGGATATTTTTCAAGTCTGCATAATTGAAATGAGAGACAGAGAAGAATCAAGTCTATTTCATTTAGAACATTTCATTGAAGGAAAGTACATCAAGTATAATTCAAACTCTGGCTTTGTTCTCCGCAATGAAACACTTCGGTGCACTCCTCAG GCTTTCAGTCATTTTACATTTGAGCGATCTGGCCATCAACTGATTGTTGTGGACATCCAAG GTGTGGGTGACTTGTACACAGATCCTCAGATTCACACAGAAGATGGACAAGGCTATGGTGACGCTAACCTGGGTACAAGGGGTATGGCTCTGTTCTTCAGCTCCCATAAATGCAACAA AATCTGTAAAATCCTTGGGCTGTCCCCATTTGACTTAAGTGTCAAAGAAATGGATCGAATACACACCGCTTTAAAGAACATCGAAGATTCAACAACAGTCTTAAGAAGTAGTGAAATGTGTGTATCTCCAGGCCGCAAGCTCTCCTCTACCATATTTGACATGACGGAGTATCTAGCACAGTCTCCCCCTCCCTCTCCGTCTATCTCTGAACCAGACTCCCAGGGTTCATCAGTGGCGTCATCAGAGGGATTGTTGGCTTATTCGCGACAGATTTCAGATCCAGACTCCTCTGAAAGTGAAAGTGACCACAGTGATGTTTTCACCGAAAGCGAG GACACGGATGAGAAGCATTTGTCGTTACAAGGCGACCTTAAGTTGACACGCAAGGCGTCAAGTGTTCACGCTGAGGTAAAATTGCTTCAGAAACTACAAGCTGAGCAAgaggaaaaacagaaaagacgGAAAAGTGTTTCCATTCTGGGACAG GTTCATCTTGAATTTGCCAAATGCAACGAGATCGGTCGTTTTACAAACAATGAAGTGCAGATGGGTTGTGCCATGTTTCATCTGGAGCAGGCTGCGGCTTGTGGTGATTTACAGGCTTTGATTACAATGGCTGAGATACATCTACAACTTCCTCATGATATCCTGGCTTCAGCCACAGTACAG GAGTCTGAAGAAGTAACAAACCGGGGCGTGGAGTACATGCTGCAGGCAGCTGCTCTGGGAGAAAGGCAAGCCATGGTGTACATGGCCAAAGCGTATGAATCTGGAGAAGGCCTGGGATCTAAGAG GCCACAAAATTGGGCGGAGGCGACAAAATGGTACAAGAGCGCGATCGATATTGTGGATGAAGATGAAAACCCACAGAATACACTGCTCACTGATCCAAACTACACACTTTACGCTGCACAGGCTCGATTGTATCAACTGGGAGGGTATGGACTGGATAGAGATCCGCAATCTTCTGGAGACATGTACTCCGCGGCGGGTGATTTAGCACTGGCCGCTAtgaaaggaaaacttgctaaCAAGTACTATGCACTAGCCGAAGAGGCTTGGGCAGAGCTAGATGAGTAG
- the LOC141897060 gene encoding eukaryotic elongation factor 2 kinase-like isoform X3, protein MEIANCQGDEGFVVNSPKFEVKDGCNSYKSESRCDQTSQDWNEEVGSLFDDDVAVTEITNSNERSDSVLARLQNNQGENKACPSKRLQHHLSWQDALKKAKSLPDPWEKFHIDDSCPTEVAVRHRYNAVKKNWVRDEVRVKMEALPFDQGAMRECFRLKKLSNFSKHMNWKHAANYVAKQYIDKVPRSMYFDDVRLQMDAKLWGEEYNRYNPPKKVDIFQVCIIEMRDREESSLFHLEHFIEGKYIKYNSNSGFVLRNETLRCTPQAFSHFTFERSGHQLIVVDIQGVGDLYTDPQIHTEDGQGYGDANLGTRGMALFFSSHKCNKICKILGLSPFDLSVKEMDRIHTALKNIEDSTTVLRSSEMCVSPGRKLSSTIFDMTEYLAQSPPPSPSISEPDSQGSSVASSEGLLAYSRQISDPDSSESESDHSDVFTESEDTDEKHLSLQGDLKLTRKASSVHAEVKLLQKLQAEQEEKQKRRKSVSILGQVHLEFAKCNEIGRFTNNEVQMGCAMFHLEQAAACGDLQALITMAEIHLQLPHDILASATVQESEEVTNRGVEYMLQAAALGERQAMVYMAKAYESGEGLGSKRPQNWAEATKWYKSAIDIVDEDENPQNTLLTDPNYTLYAAQARLYQLGGYGLDRDPQSSGDMYSAAGDLALAAMKGKLANKYYALAEEAWAELDE, encoded by the exons ATGAGGGTTTTGTGGTCAATTCACCAAAATTTGAAGTTAAAGATGGATGCAATAGTTACAAAAGTGAATCAAGGTGTGATCAGACATCACAAGATTGGAACGAGGAAGTTGGATCACTTTTTGATGACGATGTTGCAGTCACAGAAATAACTAATAGTAATGAAAGAAGTGATTCTGTTTTGGCAAGGCTCCAAAATAATCAAGGGGAGAACAAGGCTTGTCCATCAAAGCGCCTACAACATCACTTAAGCTGGCAAGATGCCCTGAAGAAGGCTAAGAGTTTGCCAGATCCATGGGAAAAATTCCACATTGATGATTCTTGTCCAACAGAAGTGGCTGTCAGACATCGGTATAATgctgtgaagaaaaattggGTGAGAGATGAAGTTAGGGTGAAAATGGAAGCCTTG CCATTTGATCAAGGAGCAATGAGAGAGTGTTTCAGATT AAAGAAGTTATCAAATTTCTCAAAGCACATGAACTGGAAACATGCAGCAAATTATGTTGCAAAGCAATACATTGATAAAGTTCCAAGAAGTATGTATTTTGATGACGTGAGATTACAGATGGATGCAAAGCTATGGGGTGAAGAGTACAACAGATACAACCCTCCAAAAAAG GTGGATATTTTTCAAGTCTGCATAATTGAAATGAGAGACAGAGAAGAATCAAGTCTATTTCATTTAGAACATTTCATTGAAGGAAAGTACATCAAGTATAATTCAAACTCTGGCTTTGTTCTCCGCAATGAAACACTTCGGTGCACTCCTCAG GCTTTCAGTCATTTTACATTTGAGCGATCTGGCCATCAACTGATTGTTGTGGACATCCAAG GTGTGGGTGACTTGTACACAGATCCTCAGATTCACACAGAAGATGGACAAGGCTATGGTGACGCTAACCTGGGTACAAGGGGTATGGCTCTGTTCTTCAGCTCCCATAAATGCAACAA AATCTGTAAAATCCTTGGGCTGTCCCCATTTGACTTAAGTGTCAAAGAAATGGATCGAATACACACCGCTTTAAAGAACATCGAAGATTCAACAACAGTCTTAAGAAGTAGTGAAATGTGTGTATCTCCAGGCCGCAAGCTCTCCTCTACCATATTTGACATGACGGAGTATCTAGCACAGTCTCCCCCTCCCTCTCCGTCTATCTCTGAACCAGACTCCCAGGGTTCATCAGTGGCGTCATCAGAGGGATTGTTGGCTTATTCGCGACAGATTTCAGATCCAGACTCCTCTGAAAGTGAAAGTGACCACAGTGATGTTTTCACCGAAAGCGAG GACACGGATGAGAAGCATTTGTCGTTACAAGGCGACCTTAAGTTGACACGCAAGGCGTCAAGTGTTCACGCTGAGGTAAAATTGCTTCAGAAACTACAAGCTGAGCAAgaggaaaaacagaaaagacgGAAAAGTGTTTCCATTCTGGGACAG GTTCATCTTGAATTTGCCAAATGCAACGAGATCGGTCGTTTTACAAACAATGAAGTGCAGATGGGTTGTGCCATGTTTCATCTGGAGCAGGCTGCGGCTTGTGGTGATTTACAGGCTTTGATTACAATGGCTGAGATACATCTACAACTTCCTCATGATATCCTGGCTTCAGCCACAGTACAG GAGTCTGAAGAAGTAACAAACCGGGGCGTGGAGTACATGCTGCAGGCAGCTGCTCTGGGAGAAAGGCAAGCCATGGTGTACATGGCCAAAGCGTATGAATCTGGAGAAGGCCTGGGATCTAAGAG GCCACAAAATTGGGCGGAGGCGACAAAATGGTACAAGAGCGCGATCGATATTGTGGATGAAGATGAAAACCCACAGAATACACTGCTCACTGATCCAAACTACACACTTTACGCTGCACAGGCTCGATTGTATCAACTGGGAGGGTATGGACTGGATAGAGATCCGCAATCTTCTGGAGACATGTACTCCGCGGCGGGTGATTTAGCACTGGCCGCTAtgaaaggaaaacttgctaaCAAGTACTATGCACTAGCCGAAGAGGCTTGGGCAGAGCTAGATGAGTAG